The nucleotide sequence CTCAAGCATAGCCAAGTCTTCATCGACTCGCCGCTGGCCATTCGCGCGACCGAAGTTTTCGCCAAGCACCAGAAGGAGCTGGAGGATCTGGGATCCGGCGAGGTCTTCCGCCGCCCCGGCTTTCATTATGTCGAGGACGCCGCCCACTCGATGCGGCTCAACAGCCTGTCCGGCGCGATCATCATGGCCGCGTCCGGAATGTGTGAGGCGGGGCGCATCCGCCATCATCTGCGCCACAATCTTCCACGCCGTGAATCCACAGTGCTTTTCGTCGGCTTCCAGGCCGCGGGGACGCTCGGCCGCGCCATTCTCGACGGTGCCAGCCGAGTCCGGATTTCCGGCCACGATGTCGCAGTACGGGCGCAGGTGCGCCGGATCGACAGCTACTCCGCCCATGGGGATCGCGACGACATATTGGCCTGGCTTGCCGCCCGGGAACCCATTGCGGGAACGATCTTCCTCACCCATGGCGAAAGCCAGGCGATAGAGACCCTGCGGCGGGAGCTGCAGTCGCGAGGCTCGCCCGCCAGGATCGTGGCACCCGAGATTGGGGAACGCTATGCGCTGCCCGCCGGAGAGGCGGCGAAGCGAACGCAAACCGGCCGGGTCGACCTGCATGAAGCGCTCAGTGACGACTGGCAGAACGACTATGCCCGCTTCGCAGTCAACCTGAAACGCGAGTTGCAGGCCATCGAGGACAAGCGCGCCCGGCGCGAGGCGATCGAGCGCATGCGCGAGGTGCTGGACGGCTTTCGGGCGCATAAGGAGAAGCGCCGATCAAGCCCTGTCCGGCAAGGGTGACGCCCGCTCCCTGCCGGGGCGGGAGCTTGTCCATGATTTAGATAGCGAGCGGCGCGCCATTTTCCCCGGAGACACCGGTTCCTCCGGCTCGCTGGGGTTTCGGCAATCGATTGAGACTAGCTGTTCCGTGTCCGTTCGGATCCGCGAAAACTGCTTCACCGGATTTCACCGGACTTTGCGGAAAGCCGCCACGTCCGGCAAAACAAAAGCCCCTGAAATCCGAAGATTTCTGGGGCTTTGAATGGTGGGCGTGGCAAGGATTGAACTTGCGACCCCTGCGATGTCAACACAGTGCTCTACCACTGAGCTACACGCCCACTGCGGGCGGCATGTAGCGACGCCTTCGCCGCGGTGCAAGCCCGCTTGATGCGTTGTCCATAAGTCTGTTTGCACGCGCCGGACCAGGGATTGGCCGGCCGGCTCCCGCTGCCCGTCTATCGGGTGCGGCAGGCGAAGATCAGGACGCGGCGGCTGATCGATTTTCCAGTTCTCCCTGACGAACTTAACTCGTTTCCGTCGCCGCCGCGGGAGGCTTAATTTTTCCTCAAAAACATCGACGAGGAGAGGATCAGGAAATGGATGCAAAGACGAGCAGCCCGATAAGCGATCCGTCGAAGGAACCGATCGCATTGAGGTCCCTGCTGGGACGAACCAATCGCGACTGGTGGCCAAACCAGCTTTCGCTGGATATCCTCCATCAGAACGGCGCCGGCTCGCCGAACCCGATGGGCGAAGCCTTCAACTATGCCGAGGCATTCAAGTCGCTCGACTATGATGCGGTCAAGCGCGACCTCCAGGCGCTTATGACCGAGAGCCAGCCCTGGTGGCCGGCGGACTATGGCCATTACGGCCCCTTCTTCATCCGCATGGCCTGGCACAGCGCCGGCACCTACCGCATCGGCGACGGCCGCGGCGGCGCCTCCTCCGGCGGGCAAAGGTTCGCCCCGCTCAACAGTTGGCCGGACAATGCCAATCTCGACAAGGCGCGCCGCCTGCTTTGGCCGATCAAGCAGAAATATGGGCGGAAACTGAGCTGGGCCGATCTGATGATCATGGCCGGCAACGTCGCCATCGAATCGATGGGCGGGCCGATCTTCGGCTTCGGCGGCGGCCGCGAGGACGTCTGGGAACCGCTGAAGGACATCTATTGGGGCACCGAGGAATATTGGGTCGGCCATGAAGGTAACGAGACCCGCATCCAGCCGGAAAAGCAGATGGCGCTGGAGGAGCCGCTCGCCGCGATCCAGATGGGCCTCATCTACGTCAACCCGGAGGGGCCGGGCGGCAATCCCGATCCGCTGCAGTCGGCCCGCGACATCCGCGAGACCTTCGCTCGGATGGCTATGAACGACGAGGAGACGCTCGCCCTGACGGCCGGCGGCCACACCTTCGGCAAGTGCCACGGTGCGGGTGACGCCAACAAGGTCGGCGCCGAACCGGAGGGGGCCGACATCGCCCAGCAGGGCCTCGGCTGGACCTGCACCCACGGCTGCGGC is from Sphingosinicella humi and encodes:
- a CDS encoding MBL fold metallo-hydrolase, encoding MREHLWRPFRDEVSIEERRSILESEIKAALTRGGNLVIPVFALERTQELLLDIATLINSGRLKHSQVFIDSPLAIRATEVFAKHQKELEDLGSGEVFRRPGFHYVEDAAHSMRLNSLSGAIIMAASGMCEAGRIRHHLRHNLPRRESTVLFVGFQAAGTLGRAILDGASRVRISGHDVAVRAQVRRIDSYSAHGDRDDILAWLAAREPIAGTIFLTHGESQAIETLRRELQSRGSPARIVAPEIGERYALPAGEAAKRTQTGRVDLHEALSDDWQNDYARFAVNLKRELQAIEDKRARREAIERMREVLDGFRAHKEKRRSSPVRQG